In Malassezia japonica chromosome 2, complete sequence, one DNA window encodes the following:
- a CDS encoding uncharacterized protein (EggNog:ENOG503P8S4) has protein sequence MKVDKLKVRPKKIAAQAPCAAEFASVLACWASSNDIRSQSTCQEPTRALRECMATRRPAVNRSKPTINYHLARFSKRV, from the exons ATGAAGGTGGACAAGCTGAAGGTGCGCCCTAAGAAGattgcggcgcaggcgccgtgTGCGGCAGAGTTCGCCTCGGTGCTTGCCTGCTGGGCCAGCTCGAACGATATCCGGTCGCAGTCGACGTGCCAAgagccgacgcgcgcgctccgcgaaTGCATGGCTACCAGG CGCCCCGCTGTCAACCGCAGCAAGCCGACGATCAACTACCATCTTGCGCGCTTCTCGAAGCGCGTGTAA
- the SVF1 gene encoding Putative cell survival pathways protein (EggNog:ENOG503NVS8; COG:S), which translates to MSGWGSWLTGSSQPQADANAPATGTAGSGNNFHAVTDAFPQNALNGALSKSDLNWTCPTGLTTETQTWYSVLSDGAFITSQIIYSPVGLWKPQVQMTFKYFNPKTGKKVWKSKNVDEFMPLDADKRSSKSNAFTVSLRDLDDGSQEYTIQANLDTDVQLTYTMKRPASAAGWKLGEGERGGFSYFGENATSPVGYVIHRFWPFAKTSGLIVLDGQAIEADGQGMFVQAIQGMRPNLVASRWNFCTFQSTEHDGTSAMLMEFTTTSDYGIATAGGEGAAAKRVPQVVTCGSVVYQGKLAAVVAATRDATAPEDAPSRQSQTRITHLDKAKDELTGYQAPQAIRYVWDGPAIADQKPVQGELKVTLGAPDATNGLVDKVDVLAEIPYFVKKLVNYVAGTKPYIYQTLNPAELSLTLPASVAGEEKKITAKGTVFEEHTFISE; encoded by the exons ATGTCTGGCTGGGGATCGTGGCT TACCGGCTCGTCGCAACCGCAGGCAGACGCAAACGCACCTGCTACCGGCACGGCTGGCAGTGGCAACAATTTTCATGCTGTGACGGATGCCTTCCCGCAGAACGCACTGAACGGTGCACTGTCCAAGTCGGACCTGAACTGGACGTGCCCTACGGGTCTTACCACCGAGACGCAGACGTGGTACTCTGTGCTGTCGGATGGTGCTTTTATCACGAGCCAGATTATCTACTCGCCGGTCGG TTTGTGGAAGCCCCAGGTGCAGATGACGTTCAAGTACTTCAACCCCAAGACCGGCAAGAAGGTCTGGAAGTCGAAGAACGTCGACGAATTCATGcccctcgacgccgacaAGCGCTCCTCGAAGTCGAACGCCTTCACCGTCTCGCTGCGTGATCTGGACGACGGCAGCCAGGAGTACACGATCCAGGCGAACCTCGATACGGACGTGCAGCTGACGTACACGATGAAACGCCctgcgtcggccgccggctGGAAGCTCGGTGAGGGCGAGCGTGGCGGCTTCTCGTACTTTGGCGAGAACGCCACGTCGCCTGTCGGCTACGTGATCCACCGCTTCTGGCCTTTTGCCAAGACCTCGGGCCTGATTGTGCTCGATGGTCAGGCGATCGAGGCGGATGGCCAGGGCATGTTTGTGCAGGCCATCCAGGGCATGCGCCCGAACTTGGTTGCGTCGCGATGGAACTTTTGCACGTTCCAGAGCACGGAACACGACGGGACCAGCGCGATGCTCATGGAGTTCACCACCACGAGCGACTACGGCATTGcgacggccggcggcgagggcgctgctgcgaagcgcgtgccgcaggTCGTGACGTGCGGCTCGGTGGTCTACCAGGGCAAGCTCGCTGCGGTCGtcgctgcgacgcgcgatGCGACTGCGCCCGAAGACGCACCGTCGCGCCAGAGCCAGACGCGCATCACGCACCTGGacaaggccaaggacgagcTGACGGGCTACCAGGCCCCGCAGGCCATCCGCTACGTCTGGGACGGCCCGGCGATCGCCGACCAGAAGCCCGTCCAGGGCGAGCTCAAGGTGacgctcggtgcgccggATGCGACCAACGGTCTGGTGGACAAAGTGgacgtcctcgccgagatccCCTACTTTGTGAAGAAGCTGGTAAACTACGTGGCGGGCACCAAGCCCTACATTTACCAGACGCTCAACCCGGCGGAGCTCTCGCTTACGCTTCCCGCGTCGGTCGCAGGCGAGGAGAAGAAGATCACTGCCAAGGGAACGGTCTTTGAGGAGCACACATTCATTAGCGAATAG
- the hus1 gene encoding Checkpoint protein hus1 (COG:D; COG:L; EggNog:ENOG503NXPT): MRLRANVSDIWTTVPVASLFSEYRVESNKNNEITLEVATEALARVFRSASGALEIVLRLGKRHGEPLLSLAIAMTSHSGSRLDVTQEILIRILRTSELDLIAEPMCPTPDVYIVLPPLTEVRAVADQMRPLSHQACLSANRAGTFKLAVLDSEVVGDATWTGLERPHVQGAEGPPSDQNETPQDFFEVHLMQL, encoded by the exons ATGCGGCTGCGTGCGAATGTGAGCGAc ATCTGGACGACGGTCCCGGTG GCCTCGCTCTTTTCCGAGTACCGCGTCGAGTCGAACAAAAATAATGAGATCACACTCGAGgtcgcgaccgaggcgctcgcgcgcgtcttccgctcggcctcgggcgcgctGGAAatcgtgctgcgcctcggcaagcgccacggcgagccgctgctgAGCCTCGCGATAGCCATGACGAGTCACTCTGGATCACGGCTCGACGTCACACAGGAAATCCTGATCCGGATTTTGCGCACCTCCGAGCTGGACTTGATCGCGGAGCCCATGTGCCCTACCCCTGAC GTCTATATCGTGCTTCCTCCCCTCAccgaggtgcgtgcggtGGCCGACCAGATGCGCCCGTTGTCGCACCAGGCGTGCCTCTCTGCGAACCGTGCCGGCACGTTCAAGctggcggtgctcgacagCGAGGtggtcggcgacgcaaCGTGGaccggcctcgagcgtccTCACGTGCAAG GCGCCGAGGGACCACCATCGGACCAAAACGAAACGCCGCAGGACTTTTTTGAGGTGCATCTGA TGCAGCTTTAG
- a CDS encoding uncharacterized protein (EggNog:ENOG503PKM6) — MPVYDEEPLLEAHGRDGVYAMDVDDGDHPPPRRYLYAPISYDQAMRPQRPWWHPLEWYNTVREHAHVFDVLRPSEGVKSGWQRTQRILMAAWPQNRMHQTIVIVFGLWLLVSYASFTVEETLPIEAMDDRLFNGYYEIVHEELEGVYMHPDPQAGHVAMNTSWGSPQCYSRGKPLRMYDAVECRNTVSFTLEALPAANSMISSDTSFLYIDRGRSSLHTNPGVPDLMPEGDSLPHENAVPANVYIVTHDLPPNTSEDKALIHVNVTASYYSPARLLLERSLVVKMQRGHGSQGVQIITPPMSKHAHPHEVPLEFDVVVSVPKSTIAGLEIEAPNANVHVFTDYAVKCAMGKGHALDRIPSLIDQLLGKKPEKTEHNRPVKTESLEHHFGHVAIKTEVGSIEVADTIHANGMILLATADGKINVEGRLNASTIKLTTDVGLLTLTSGAQVQGGTDTLLSSKAGVISLEHNTHVSGAKTIGRTGGTGSIVGSGTWHANFTLDLATEAGLLNASVAVHRPVLEFVPYNDFLATAKGRRVTGTYTSVNGTVYVEYVEHQSGVALDSRATSKRGGVSVLHASTYEGPVTAQGAQAAIEHGAFAQGHHFDAKGEASADGRQVRNATVYWDAAQRPQVAPSLPKYPPPLEADQSVLSFQPQSLATSLEKKAYVYLSA, encoded by the coding sequence ATGCCGGTGTATGACGAGGAGCCGCTGCTGGAGGCGCacgggcgcgacggcgtgtACGCCATGGACGTGGACGATGGTGATcacccgccgccgcggcgctaCCTCTACGCGCCAATCTCGTACGAccaggcgatgcgccccCAGCGCCCGTGGTGGCACCCGCTGGAGTGGTACAacacggtgcgcgagcacgcgcacgtctttgacgtgctgcgcccgTCGGAAGGCGTCAAGTCGGGCtggcagcgcacgcagcgcattcTGATGGCGGCCTGGCCGCAGAACCGCATGCACCAGACGATCGTGATCGTGTTTGGGCTGTGGCTGCTTGTCTCGTATGCGAGCTTTACGGTGGAAGAGACGCTGCcgatcgaggcgatggacgaCCGCCTATTTAACGGCTACTACGAGATTGTgcacgaggagctggaGGGCGTGTACATGCACCCGGATCCCCAGGCGGGGCATGTGGCGATGAACACGTCGTGGGGCTCGCCGCAGTGCTACTCGCGCGGCAAGCCGCTGCGCATGTACGACGCGGTCGAGTGCCGCAACACAGTGAGTTTtacgctcgaggcgctgccggcgGCCAACTCGATGATCTCGTCCGACACCTCCTTCCTGTACATTGACCGCGgccgcagctcgctgcACACGAACcccggcgtgccggaccTCATGCCCGAGGGCGACTCGCTGCCGCACGAGAACGCGGTGCCTGCGAATGTGTACATCGTGACGCACGACCTGCCGCCAAACACGAGCGAGGACAAGGCACTGATCCACGTCAATGTCACCGCGTCGTACTACAGTCctgcgcgcctcttgctcGAGCGCTCGCTCGTGGTCAAAATGCAGCGTGGGCACGGCTCGCAAGGCGTGCAGATCATCACGCCACCGATGAGCAAGCACGCGCATCCCCACGAAGTCCCGCTGGAATTCGACGTGGTGGTCAGCGTGCCCAAGTCGACGATTGCCGGCCTGGAGATTGAGGCACCGAACGCCAACGTGCACGTCTTTACCGACTATGCGGTAAAGTGCGCGATGGGCAAGGgacacgcgctcgaccgcatTCCCAGCCTCAtcgaccagctcctcgGGAAGAAGCCGGAAAAGACCGAGCACAACCGCCCAGTCAAGACagagtcgctcgagcaccacTTTGGGCACGTCGCGATAAAGACCGAGGTCGGCAGCATCGAGGTCGCAGACACCATCCACGCCAATGGCATGATCCTGCTAGCGACGGCCGACGGAAAAATCAATGTCGAGGGACGCCTCAACGCTTCGACCATCAAGCTGACCACCGACGTGGGACTCCTCACGCTCACGTCGGGTGCTCAGGTGCAGGGAGGCACCGACACGCTCCTTTCGTCCAAGGCGGGCGTCatctcgctcgagcacaaTACGCATGTGTCGGGCGCCAAGACCATCGGACGCACCGGCGGCACGGGCTCCATCGTCGGCAGCGGGACGTGGCACGCCAACTTTACACTCGACctcgcgaccgaggcgggGCTGCTCAacgcgtcggtcgccgTGCACCGCCCCGTGCTCGAATTTGTGCCGTACAACGACTTCCTCGCGACCGCCAAGGGGCGCCGCGTTACGGGGACCTACACCTCGGTCAACGGCACCGTGTATGTCGAGTATGTCGAGCACCAgtccggcgtcgcgctcgactcgcgcgcgacgagcaagCGGGGGGGCGTCTCGGTGCTCCATGCATCGACCTACGAGGGCCCGGTCACCGCACAGGGCGCCCAGGCGGCGATCGAGCACGGAGCATTCGCGCAGGGGCACCACTTTGATGCCAAGGGCGAGGCGAGTGCAGACGGGCGCCAGGTGCGCAATGCTACTGTCTACTGGGACGCCGCGCAACGCCCGCAGGTCGCACCGAGCCTGCCCAAGTATCccccgccgctcgaggcggaccaGTCGGTGCTCTCTTTCCAGCCGCAGTCGCTTGCGACGTCGCTTGAGAAGAAGGCGTATGTCTATCTCTCTGCCTAA
- a CDS encoding uncharacterized protein (COG:O; EggNog:ENOG503P2SC), with product MATGVSEQETEDYLLWVLSDSNLPTGGFIASAGLESYYSHGFLTKDQKSGAPHQQALVERTVAFVDHSLTNYVSSVLPYVHAAYRVAQHHLRTPDSNLEGALQALAWLDWQHHTLLLNHVSRRASMIQGIALLSLYSKSFAQPAVYGAPMPGGNERANKLIERLRMHARRGSARLGSGVRALDAERGELAGHLPICAGVFSACVGLSLDRALRQNLFLQARNIMSCSIRLNTIGPYMAHQLLAFQLRTLVAAHLARLERAAGERLGEQAWHRAAPRSAATSVQEVEDEAWDWDWDDADRAQRGFPTTSWPLGEIVQARHDQLHSRLFNS from the exons ATGGCCACCGGCGTCTCCGAGCAGGAGACGGAGGACTACCTGTTGTGGGTACTGTCGGACTCGAACCTTCCTACGG GCGGATTCATCGCGTCGGCAGGACTCGAGTCGTACTACTCACACGGCTTCCTCACCAAGGATCAGaaaagcggcgcgccgcaccagcaggcgctcgtcgaacGCACCGTCGCGTTTGTCGATCATTCACTTACCAACTACGTGAGCAGCGTGCTCCCGTACGTCCACGCAGCGTACCGTGTCGCACAGCACCACCTCCGGACGCCCGACAGCAACCTCGAGGGCGCCTTGCAGGCGCTGGCATGGCTCGACTGGCAGCACCACACGCTCCTGCTGAATCATGTatcgcgtcgcgcatccATGATCCAGGGCATCGCGCTCCTTTCGCTCTACTCCAAGTCCTTTGCCCAGCCGGCCGtgtacggcgcgccgatgccAGGCGGAAACGAGCGCGCAAATAAGCTCATCGAGCGGCTCCGCATGcatgcacgccgcggcagcgcgcggctaggcagcggcgtgcgcgcgctggacgcggagcgcggcgagctcgcaGGGCACCTTCCAATCTGCGCCGGGGTCTTTTCTGCATGCGTCGGTCTGTCGCTggaccgcgcgctgcgccaaaACCTGTTTCTGCAGGCGCGCAACATCATGTCGTGCTCGATCAGACTGAATACGATCGGACCGTACATGGCGCATCAGCTCCTTGCGTTTCAGCTGCggacgctcgtcgccgcgcacctcgcgcggctcgagcgcgcggccggcgagcgcctcggagAGCAGGCATGGcaccgagcggcgccgcggtccGCTGCGACGTCCGTCCAGGAagtcgaggacgaggcgtggGACTGGGACTGGGACGACGCGGACcgcgcccagcgcggcTTTCCAACCACGTCCtggccgctcggcgagatcgTACAGGCACGGCACGATCAACTGCACTCGCGTCTGTTCAATAGTTAA
- a CDS encoding uncharacterized protein (EggNog:ENOG503P7KM; COG:S) produces the protein MWARRLVGSAGAAPRLAHTHARAPAVPLRLLRAGFAARDLEQVWDAWKTMQTQGELHKMRRNDDADLLALVRANLAVLAPRSSGDAVQFPLRDTRAEAWRARCEEWGLHAARRADILGVQGWMKVELLCGDAPRAIALFHAYLAERRRAKGDELVYLDADLRRRRQIHDLLELVVLCYAHTNDLHSMVQVFQSFEVGTHTELFFDYGHCRRQFAKFPWTGVVQKDNPALEAVQQRALDWVSHAELARGLHGGSGAGGGHNRIARLLGSTLTRGDLVAFWRLFCAAMQAGVLGDTPTPWLVQAQLPAENALPAWTDSCWTVCVSGLLAARRTDLATQVWAALIVVQDAMKKAGHTQWPPLALWNAILDGYSRGGDYAAVQATWRVLTHADASTRDVPLAQHVAKTLARPAGLAPDLLCYTTMIAASFRKHRVDTALDLFRRLQALQASGQLAIPVETYNAVVHGLCVSSRMDDAQALVQAMGSGSVPAPTITTLNVLLRSQARVRNLGAMAETLRRIPALGLRPDVITFTTVLDALLRAADTPERAEAAVQQVMQIMDSLQVQPNSVTFTAMIKACLHTRTDEETAPRLQVALQLLHTMCTTKLAPNLVTYATLLPGVLEHGAHLAALAAQDKIPALFRRAPLGIAAAALERDLPFDKANAGVRMALVLWDLMRTASITPSMELYHVLLPHLLDARSPTAFAIGTRLADELLHANGTLAPEAATAEATAPAPSPASWALVLGGLAAW, from the exons ATGTGGGCGCGTCGGCTTGTGgggagcgcaggcgctgcgccgcgcctcgcgcacacgcacgcacgcgcgccggccgtgccgctgcgcttgctgcgtgccggctttgcggcgcgcgacttGGAGCAGGTGTGGGACGCCTGGAAGACGATGCAGACGCagggcgagctgcacaAAATGCGGCGCAACGACGACGCAGacctcctcgcgctcgtgcgtgcgAACCTCGCGGTacttgcgccgcgctcgagcggcgacgcggtccAGTTTccgctgcgcgacacgcgcgccgaggcgtggcGAGCGAGGTGCGAAGAATGGGGcttgcacgcggcgcggcgcgccgacatCCTTGGCGTGCAGGGCTGGATGaaggtcgagctgctgtgcggcgatgcgccgcgggcTATTGCGCTCTTCCACGCGTaccttgccgagcggcggcgtgcaaAAGGGGACGAGCTCGTgtacctcgacgcggacttgcgccgccgccgccagatccacgacctgctcgagctggtcgtTTTGTGCTACGCACATACCAATGACCTGCACAGCATGGTGCAGGTGTTTCAGTCGTTCGAGGTCGGGACGCACACCGAGCTCTTCTTTGACTATGGGCACTGCCGGCGCCAGTTTGCCAAGTTTCCCTGGaccggcgtcgtgcagaAGGACAAtccggcgctcgaggccgtgcagcagcgtgcccTCGACTGGGTCTCGCACGcagagctcgcgcgcggcctgcacggtggctcgggcgcgggcggagGGCACAACCGCATCGCACGGCTCCTCGGCTCGACCCTTACGCGCGGCGACCTTGTCGCGTTCTGGCGCCTGTTTTGCGCTGCGATGCAGGCGGGCGTACTGGGCGACACGCCGACCCCGTGGCTCGTCCAAGCGCAGCTTCCTGCTGAGAATGCGCTCCCGGCGTGGACGGATAGCTGCTGGACGGTGTGCGTGAGCGGCTTGCTGGCCGCAAGGCGCACCGACCTCGCGACCCAGGTCTGGGCCGCACTCATTGTCGTGCAGGACGCGATGAAAAAGGCCGGGCACACACAgtggccgccgctcgctctGTGGAACGCGATCCTCGACGGGtactcgcgcggcggcgactatgccgccgtgcaggcgacgtggcgcgtgctcacgcacgccgacgcgagcacgcgcgacgtgcccctcgcgcagcacgtcgccaagacgctcgcgcgcccggcgggcCTTGCGCCGGACCTGCTGTGCTATACCACGATGATCGCCGCATCCTTCCGCAAGCACCGTgtcgacacggcgctcgacctgttccggcgcctgcaggcgctccaggcgaGTGGCCAGCTCGCGATTCCCGTCGAGACGTACAATGCCGTGGTGCATGGCCTGTGTGTCTCGAGCCGCATGGACGATgcccaggcgctcgtccaggCGATGGGGTCCGGCAGCgtgcccgcgccgacgatcACCACGCTCAACGTGCTGCTACGCTCccaggcgcgcgtgcgcaacCTTGGCGCGATggccgagacgctgcgccgcatccctgcgctcggcctgcggcCGGACGTGATCACCTTTACCacggtcctcgacgcgctgctgcgggcagccgacacgcccgagcgcgccgaggccgccgtgcagcaGGTCATGCAGATCATGGACTCGCTCCAGGTCCAGCCGAACTCTGTGACCTTTACGGCCATGATCAAGGCATGTCTGCacacgcgcaccgacgaggagaccgcgccgcgtctcCAAGTGGCCCTCCAGCTTCTGCATACCATGTGCACGACGAAGCTCGCGCCGAATCTGGTGACCTATGCGACGCTTCTCCcgggcgtgctcgagcacggcgcgcacctcgcggcgctcgcggcgcaggacaaGATTCCGGCGCTCtttcggcgcgcgccgcttggcatcgccgccgcggcgctcgagcgtgacCTTCCGTTCGACAAGGCCAATGCTGGCGTGCGTATGGCGCTCGTGCTATGGGATCTGATGCGTACCGCCAGCATCACGCCCTCGATGGAGCTCTACCATGTCCTCCTCCCCCACCTGCTTGACGCGCGCAGCCCTACCGCGTTTGCGATCGGCAcacgcctcgccgacgagctcctgcaTGCCAATGGCACGCTCGCCCCTGAGGCCGCGACCGCCGAGGCCACCGCCCCCGCGCCTTCCCCTGCCTCCTGGGCACTGGTCCTCGGGGGA CTCGCCGCATGGTAA
- the SBH1 gene encoding Arf guanine nucleotide exchange factor sbh1 (EggNog:ENOG503P6QV; TransMembrane:1 (o44-63i); COG:U) — translation MRRRAALKEAEKPHSARAAGAGGSSSTMLRLNTDDNKGLSVDPVVVLVLSVAFVFSVVLLHILGKVVRYFSK, via the exons atgcg gcggcgcgctgccctCAAAGAAGCCGAAAAGCCCcacagcgcgcgcgctgccggcgcgggtggcagctcgagcacgatgCTGCGTCTGAACACGGACGACAACAAGGGACTGAGCGT CGACCCTGTCGTGGTGCTTGTCCTGTCGGTCGCCTTTGTCTTTAGCGTGGTGCTGCTGCATATCCTGGGCAAGGTCGTGCGCTACTTTTCCAAGTAA
- a CDS encoding uncharacterized protein (EggNog:ENOG503P5WK; COG:S), with product MPTAVALPSSDGTVAAKTHVSTHPDVIRIEFQGGDYNSYAVAARPYRAGEVIATFDHATPSDEVRYSTVQTGEKSHLELNSDLLYCNHSCAPSVEFHVVEGDIRKGYAAAAHDIAEGDTLTFFYPSTEWHMQQPFQCQCGAKTCLGRIAGAESLSNEQLKPYFLNAHIQRLKAQQASS from the exons ATGCCTACCGCTGTTGCGCTGCCTAGCAGCGACGGAACCGTAGCTGCCAAGACGCACGTCTCTACGCACCCCGATGTGATTCGCATCGAGTTCCAGGGCGGCGACTACAACTCGtacgcggtcgccgcgcgcccgtATCGTGCGGGGGAGGTCATCGCGACCTTTGaccacgcgacgccgagcgacgaggtgcgctaCTCGACCGTGCAGACGGGTGAAAAGAGCCACCTCGAGCTCAACAGCGA CCTCCTCTACTGCAACCATTCCTGTGCGCCTTCGGTCGAGTTCCACGTCGTGGAGGGCGACATTCGCAAGGGCtacgcggccgcggcacacgacatcgccgagggcgacaCGCTGACGTTCT TCTACCCCTCGACCGAGTGGCACATGCAGCAGCCGTTCCAGTGCCAGTGCGGGGCCAAG ACGTGCCTCGGCCGGATCGCGGGCGCAGAGAGCCTCTCGAacgagcagctcaagcCGTATTTCCTCAACGCGCACATCCAGCGCCtcaaggcgcagcaggcctCGTCGTAG